TTAAACATACTCATGACTTCTTTAGCAATCTGAGTATATTCTTTTTCCCAATCTTTATAGTAAACAATCGGGTGAAAATGGAATGAAACTTTTACACCTTTTTCAGCAACTGCTTTTGCTGCTTTTAAGCGGTTTTCCAGGTTGGCTGTAAAATGCTCCTCATTATCAATAATTGTTTGAGGGTTGAGCGACCAACTGCTAACAATATTTGCCGGAATTTCATTTTCAAGGAAATAAGTGATGTTGTCCGATTTTGTTTTAAACTCTAATAAAATATTTGGATTGTCAGAGGCAAACTTACACAAAGCATCCAGGTTGCCATTTTTATTGCCCCAGGCCAGAGAATCGGATGATTGACCTGTTCCGATATGATAGCGCCTATCTGGCTCAAGATTAATTTGAGATAATTTTTCAGCCAGATTGTTATCAAAAACCGTTTCACTTTTGTAGAATGTCTGGATGGTGCAATAGCTGCAACCAAAAATGCAATTCTCAACGGCATCAATAGTTTTAAGATTACAGCAAACTGTTTTTTCTGAAGCTACAGGGCACCAGCCAAATATATTTTTGTCAGATTCTTTTAATACAATTTTACCCTTTTCCCGTTTTTTAGGGCGCTCTAATCCTTGTCGCGGATAAATTTTTGCAGAAGCTTTTAATGAATTTGTATAATCATGTAAAAGGTTTAAAGCGTTCTTTTTATTTTGCCTATTTGCATCATCCCGAACGTTTTCGGCCCACCATTCTGCGAGTGGTTTTTCACCCCACATGGAAAGATCACGAGCGGCCTCAGTTACCTGCCGGAATTCCTGAAAAGTAAGCCGATATCCTGTTGCGATTTTTCTGATAAAATCACGTGAGGGCTCATCCAGGGAATTAAACAAGGTTTGTGGAATAAATTTTTCAAGTTTTTTTTGGTAGTGATTCATTGTTTGTGTTTATTCCATCCAAAATGTTTGTACATCATATTTTTGAATCTGCTTATCTTTTGTCACCAAAAGGGTTTTGTGGAGTTTTGCCTGGGCAATTAGCAAACGGTCAAAAGGGTCTTTATGAAAATCCGGTAAAGTAGTTGAAGTAATCATTTCGGAAACATCTATATTAATTAACCGAAGGTTGGTATTGTTAAACAATTCGTTTTTCCAGTTTTGGACATCCCCAATTTTGATCCGCTTTTTTTTTACAAGTAACGCGATTTCCCAAAATGATATTGCAGAAACTGCAACATTCCCCTTTTGCTGCTGATTGTCAAAGTGTTTAATAAAATTTCCAGATACTTCTGATTGATTTACCCAGAATAATAAAGCATGCGTATCGAGTAAGTAGCTATTCTGCTTCATAAATAATCTTCCCAAATATCTTCAATAGGTTCAATTAGTTTTTCAGCTGAAACAAGTATTTCTGGTTTTGAACTCATTCGCTCACGCCAATTTGTTTGTTTGGAAGGTACCAAACGTGCAACTTCCTTTTTGTTACGTTCAAGGATTATGGTTTCTCCTGCTTCAATTTTTTCCAGGTAAGTAAACATATTGTTGCGGAAGTTTGTGACACTAATAGTAATCATTTTAGCTCCTTGTACATGTACGTAAAATAAGAAACATGTACACAAAATACAAAAAAGGGGATAGTTATCCAAGTAATTTTTTAGATAAATACTGCCTGTAAGATTGAATCATAATAGTGGAACTTTTATCTTAGGTTTTCTATTTAGGTATCCTCACTCTAAAATTATTAACGAAATCTCTTATTAAATACAGGAAACACTATGTCAAAGAAAACTAAAAACAAGAAACCGCTTGTTGACCGGTTTCTGACAGTTATTGAAAAAGGCGGGAATGCTCTTCCTCATCCAGCCACACTCTTTTTAATTTTCGCTCTGGGAGTTGTCGTTTTATCAGGCATAGCCGCCATGTTCGATCTGGAGGTTATTCATCCGGGCACAAAAAAAATAGTTACACCTTTTAGCCTTTTATCGGTAGAAGGCATGCACATGATTTTTAGTGAAATGGTTACTAACTTTACGGGCTTTGCTCCCTTAGGCACCGTGCTCGTGGCTATGCTGGGTATCGGAATTGCAGAAAGCAGCGGACTTATTGGAACTGCATTGCGTCTTTTGGTTATTTCGGCTCCAAAAAATCTTTTAACTTTTGTGATTGTGTTTGCAGGTATTTTGTCAAACACGGCCAGCGAAGTTGGATATGTGTTACTTGTTCCTTTGGGTGCAATAATATTTCTGGCTATGGGTCGTCACCCGATCGCAGGTATGGCAGCAGCTTTTGCGGGCGTTTCCGGTGGTTATAGCGCAAACCTTTTGCTTGGTACAATCGATCCACTTTTAGCAGGCCTTTCACAAGAAGCAGCTCATATCATTGATCCTGAATACCTAGTTAATCCGGCAGCAAATTTGTATTTCATGTTTGTTTCAACATTTTTTATTGCCGTGGTTGGTACATGGGTAACTGAAAAAATTGTTGTGCCACGATTAGGAAAATACACAGGTGATGAAGAACCGGAAGAAATAAGAAAGCTGACTAAGGCAGAGGAGAAAGGTTTAGCATACGCAACCGTCGCACTTGTTCTTTGCTCATTATTTTTGGCAATAGGCATAATTCCTGATGGTGGCTATTTGCGTGATCCTATTACAGACAGCTGGTTAAAATCTCCTTTTATGGATGGGATTGTAGCGTTCATTTTTCTTATTTCTGCCATTTGTGGTATTGCATATGGTTGGGGTGCCAAAACCTATAAAAATGATACAGAAGTTATGAATGGTATGGGCAAGGCTATGGAAACTCTGGGCATTTATATTGTACTTGTTTTCTTTGCAGCCCAGTTTGTGGCCTATTTTAAATGGACAAATCTTGGATTGATTATCGCCATTAAGGGGGCCGAATTTTTGCAAGCTCTGGATCTTGGGGCAATACCTTTGATGCTGGCATTTATTGCACTCTCTTCCATTATAAATATGTTTATGGGTAGCGCTTCTGCAAAGTGGGCCATTATGGCGCCGGTATTTATCCCAATGTTTATGCTCCTTGGTTACAGCCCGGAATTGGTTCAGGTTGCATACAGGATTGGTGATAGCGTTTCTAATATCATTTCACCAATGATGTCATACTTTGCTTTGATTGTTGCTTTTATGGCCCGTTATGATAAAAATGCTGGTATAGGAACGGTCATATCAACCATGCTGCCTTACACATTTTTCTTCTTTATTGTATGGTCGATATTATTGATCATCTGGTTAATTTTTGGATTTCAGCTTGGTCCGGATGCTGGTTTATATTTAACACCTTAAGGTCATCCCATTTATGAGATAATTATAAATTCATGGGGCTATAATGAAAATACTGATCATAGAAGATGTCGTAATTAATATAAGACTATTGGAAAAAATACTTAATGATTATGGTTCGTGTGATTCGGTAAGATCTGGTAAAGATGGGTTACAATTATTCAAGGCAGCTCAAAAAAAAAACAAACCATACGATTTGATTTGTCTAGATATTTTTATGCCTGGGATTTCCGGATTTGAAGTTTTGCAGCAAATTCGACAGATCGATAAAGGATTAAAAAAAGTTAAAATAATAATGACAACCTCTTCGGATGAGGAGGAAGACGTTATTAAAGCTATACGTTATGGATGTGACAGCTACATGTTAAAACCATATAATAAGAAAGATATAGAGGAAAAATTAATACAATTTGGGCTTTTTAAGCCTGATGTGGTTGACAAGGATAGTAAAGAAAAAGAAGGTGAGTAGAACTCAATCCATTGGCTGGATTTTATTAATTAAGTCAGGCAAACACGTAAACGAATATTAAAATGTTAAATAATGACGATTTTAGAAAGCATGCACATCAGGTAGTTGATTGGATTGCAGACTATCTGCAGGATGTCGAGAAATACCCTGTAAAATCTCCTGCTAAACCAAAAGAAATTTATAATCAGCTGCCTGATTTGGCTCCTGAAAATGGTGAGCCTTTTGATGTGATCATGAAAGATTTTCAAAATATTATTGTGCCCGGAATTACACATTGGCAAAGCCCAAATTTTTTCGCATACTTTCCGGCAAATTCCAGTTATCCCTCGGTTTTAGCAGAGATGATAACCGCTGCTTTGGGCACCCAGGCCATGATTTGGGAGACGTCTCCTTCTGCTGCAGAGTTGGAAGAACGGGTAATGAATTGGCTAAAAGAGATGATTGGCATTCCTCAGAATTTTGACGGAGTCATTCAAGATACTGCATCAACAGCTACATTGGCTTCGATACTTACTGCACGGGAAAAAATATCGAATTATAAAATTAACTCACATGGCCTTAATGCATGTGGAGATTTTCGGGTTTATTGTTCTACGGAAACACATTCTTCCATTGAAAAGGCTGTGAAAATTGCAGGCATTGGAAAACAAAACCTTGTCAAAATTGAAGTAGATGACAAGCTGAGTTTAAAGCCAGACATTTTATCTGCAGCTATTGAAAAGGATATTGCAGAGGGGAAAAAACCACTTTGTGTTATCGCTTCAATCGGGACAACAAGCACAACATCAATTGACCCAATAAAAAGCATTGCCGAAATATGCAAAAAACATGAGCTTTGGCTGCATGTGGATGCTGCTTTTGCAGGCAGCGCTTTGGTCCTCCCTGAGTTTCGTTGGATGATTGAAGGAATTGAAATGGCTGACAGTTTTGTGTTTAATCCGCACAAATGGATGTTTACCAACTTTGATTGTTCCGCTTATTTTGTAAAAGACAAAGAATCCCTGATACGAACTTTTGAGATTTTGCCAGAATATCTTAAGACGAGAACAAGGGGTAAAGTAAATGATTATCGCGATTGGGGCGTACCACTTGGCAGGCGCTTTAGAGCGTTGAAGTTGTGGTTTGTCATTAGAAATTTTGGTGTAAAAGGCATTCAGGAAAAAATTCGTTTACATATTTCCCTGGCAAAAAAATACTCTGAAAAAATTAATAATCATGCTGAATTTGAGGTACTTGCACCAGTCACGTTAAATACAATTTGCTTTCGCTATAAGCCTGATAATATAAACGATGAAGATACCCTAAACGACTTAAATGAAAAATTACTTCACAAATTAAATGACTCAGGTAAACTGTATCTGACACATACCAAAGTAAAAGATAATTATTCTCTTCGTTTATCCATCGGCCAGACAAATGTTGAGCAAAAACATGTTGAACAAGCCTGGCAATTAATCCAAAATACAAGCTTGGAATTGTTGCATTCCCGGTAATAACAATTTTTTGTAAATATTTTTTTTCGATTGGACAATCATCTGAGTAAAGTATATAAACCCCAAAATAATCTTTCCTGGATTTTATTCATTGTAGTTTTAGCACAATTCTGTGGAACATCTTTATGGTTTGCCGGCAATGGAGTGATGAATGATTTGCTTTCTACTTTTCATCTTGAAAAAAGCGCTTTGGGTCATTTAACTTCAGCCGTTCAGTTTGGATTCATTTCAGGTTCTTTTCTTTTCGCTTTGCTTACAATCGCAGATCGTTTTTCTCCATCCCGCGTTTTTTTTATGAGTGCATTGTCTGGAGCAATTTTTAATCTTGGTACAATTTGGTCTGGCAACACCTTATTCAGTTTAATTATTTTCAGGTTTTTGGTTGGTTTCTCATTGGCAGGAATATATCCGGTTGGAATGAAAATCATCGCTGATTACTACAAAGAAGGTTTGGGAAAATCTTTAAGTTTTTTAGTCGGTGCAGTTGTTTTAGGAACAGCCTTTCCACATTTGCTTAAAGATTTTACAGGAAGCAGCGGTTTCCCATGGCGATCCGTTCTCTTTTTTACATCCTCTCTTGCATTTGTAGGAGGACTGCTGATACTGTTTTTTGTACCCGACGGCCCGTACCGAAAACAAAGTAATAAGCTGGATTTAAGCGCATTGTTCACTGTTTTCAGAAATCGTAACTTTCGTGCGGCCGCGTTTGGATATTTTGGGCATATGTGGGAGCTTTACAGTTTTTGGGCTTTTCTCCCGGTAATTTTAGGCACCTATTCTTCAATATATCCTCAGGCAGATTTGAATATATCAACCCTTTCTTTTTTGGTAATAGGCTCAGGTGGATTGGCTTGTTTTGCCGGTGGTTTTGCATCTCAAAAAATTGGTGTAAAGAAAACCGCGTCTTTGGCTATATTTTTCTCAGGACTTTGTTGCCTTGTTTCACCAGCAATCTTTTTTATAGGTTCTCCCATAATTCTGATTGGATTTCTAGTTTTTTGGGGATGGGTGGTCGTGGCAGACTCGCCACTTTTTTCAACGCTTGTGGCAGGTAATGTGGAAGCAGAAACAAAAGGGACTGCTTTAACAATTGTTAACAGCATAGGTTTTGCCATTACAATTGTTAGTATTCAGCTGATAAATTTTATGCAGGATATATTTGATCCAAAATATATTTATTTAGTTTTGGCAATTGGTCCAATCTTTGGATTAATATCTTTGAATACTAATAATAATATTCCAGCCAATGAAAACGCAGCATAAAATTTGATTGATTAAATCCGAAGTTTGTTTTAATGTTAGCCCATATTTTGGTAAAAAATTACAAAGAAAAGAATGAAAAACTCATATTTTGATTTAATTGAACAAAGTTATTATTTCCCCCAGGAAGGGTTTGATTTACGAAATAACTTCCTGACATTTCATGGCGTTTCGCTCAAGCATCTTATTGAAAAGCATGGCACTCCTTTTAGGTTTATTTACCTGCCCAAAATTGGTGACCAGATTAAGAAGGCGCGTAACCTGTTTAACAGGGCGATAAAAAACAATGCTTATAAAGGCAGATATAATTTCTGCTACTGCACGAAATGCAATCATTTTTACCATGTAATTAACGAAGCCCTAAAACATAATGTTAATCTGGAAACTTCATCCTCTTTTGATATTGACCTGATTTTGTCTTTGCTGGAAAAAGGAAAATTAGACAAGAAAATAAAGATTATTCTCAACGGTTATAAAACCAACGATTACCTGCAGAAGATTATCAAGTTGCATGAACTTGGATTTGAAAATGCAATCACAATTCTGGATAGCAAAGATGAATTGAAACGGCTATTAAAAAAAGTAAAAACAAACCAGAAATTAAAAATTGGCATTCGTATGTCAATAAATGAAGAGCCACAATCGCCGTACTATACGTCCCGTTTGGGCATTCCGCACACAGAAATTGTTGATTTTTTCAAGAAAAACATTCGTGATAATGAAAAGGTAGAGCTTAAAGTTTTGCACTTTTTTGTAGACTCCGGGATAAAAGACACACCGTACTACTGGGGCGAATTTCAGAAGGCGTTAAAACTTTATGTGGATCTTAAAAAAGAAAGTAAAAGTCTTGATTCATTTAATCTGGGCGGCGGATTTCCAATTCGAAATCACCTTGGATTTGAGTACAATTATGAATATATGATTAATGAAATCATTAAAAATATTAAGGAAGTCTGTACAGCGGAAAATGTTCTGGAACCGGATATTTATACCGAGTTTGGCAAATATACTGTCGGAGAATCGGGTGCAATTATTTTTCAGGTTTTGGAGCAAAAACAGCAGAATGATAATGAGAAATGGTACATCATTGATAATAGCTTGA
This Calditrichota bacterium DNA region includes the following protein-coding sequences:
- a CDS encoding type II toxin-antitoxin system VapC family toxin — protein: MKQNSYLLDTHALLFWVNQSEVSGNFIKHFDNQQQKGNVAVSAISFWEIALLVKKKRIKIGDVQNWKNELFNNTNLRLINIDVSEMITSTTLPDFHKDPFDRLLIAQAKLHKTLLVTKDKQIQKYDVQTFWME
- a CDS encoding type II toxin-antitoxin system Phd/YefM family antitoxin → MITISVTNFRNNMFTYLEKIEAGETIILERNKKEVARLVPSKQTNWRERMSSKPEILVSAEKLIEPIEDIWEDYL
- a CDS encoding AbgT family transporter, which translates into the protein MSKKTKNKKPLVDRFLTVIEKGGNALPHPATLFLIFALGVVVLSGIAAMFDLEVIHPGTKKIVTPFSLLSVEGMHMIFSEMVTNFTGFAPLGTVLVAMLGIGIAESSGLIGTALRLLVISAPKNLLTFVIVFAGILSNTASEVGYVLLVPLGAIIFLAMGRHPIAGMAAAFAGVSGGYSANLLLGTIDPLLAGLSQEAAHIIDPEYLVNPAANLYFMFVSTFFIAVVGTWVTEKIVVPRLGKYTGDEEPEEIRKLTKAEEKGLAYATVALVLCSLFLAIGIIPDGGYLRDPITDSWLKSPFMDGIVAFIFLISAICGIAYGWGAKTYKNDTEVMNGMGKAMETLGIYIVLVFFAAQFVAYFKWTNLGLIIAIKGAEFLQALDLGAIPLMLAFIALSSIINMFMGSASAKWAIMAPVFIPMFMLLGYSPELVQVAYRIGDSVSNIISPMMSYFALIVAFMARYDKNAGIGTVISTMLPYTFFFFIVWSILLIIWLIFGFQLGPDAGLYLTP
- a CDS encoding response regulator, whose translation is MKILIIEDVVINIRLLEKILNDYGSCDSVRSGKDGLQLFKAAQKKNKPYDLICLDIFMPGISGFEVLQQIRQIDKGLKKVKIIMTTSSDEEEDVIKAIRYGCDSYMLKPYNKKDIEEKLIQFGLFKPDVVDKDSKEKEGE
- a CDS encoding aminotransferase class V-fold PLP-dependent enzyme; protein product: MLNNDDFRKHAHQVVDWIADYLQDVEKYPVKSPAKPKEIYNQLPDLAPENGEPFDVIMKDFQNIIVPGITHWQSPNFFAYFPANSSYPSVLAEMITAALGTQAMIWETSPSAAELEERVMNWLKEMIGIPQNFDGVIQDTASTATLASILTAREKISNYKINSHGLNACGDFRVYCSTETHSSIEKAVKIAGIGKQNLVKIEVDDKLSLKPDILSAAIEKDIAEGKKPLCVIASIGTTSTTSIDPIKSIAEICKKHELWLHVDAAFAGSALVLPEFRWMIEGIEMADSFVFNPHKWMFTNFDCSAYFVKDKESLIRTFEILPEYLKTRTRGKVNDYRDWGVPLGRRFRALKLWFVIRNFGVKGIQEKIRLHISLAKKYSEKINNHAEFEVLAPVTLNTICFRYKPDNINDEDTLNDLNEKLLHKLNDSGKLYLTHTKVKDNYSLRLSIGQTNVEQKHVEQAWQLIQNTSLELLHSR
- a CDS encoding MFS transporter, whose product is MSKVYKPQNNLSWILFIVVLAQFCGTSLWFAGNGVMNDLLSTFHLEKSALGHLTSAVQFGFISGSFLFALLTIADRFSPSRVFFMSALSGAIFNLGTIWSGNTLFSLIIFRFLVGFSLAGIYPVGMKIIADYYKEGLGKSLSFLVGAVVLGTAFPHLLKDFTGSSGFPWRSVLFFTSSLAFVGGLLILFFVPDGPYRKQSNKLDLSALFTVFRNRNFRAAAFGYFGHMWELYSFWAFLPVILGTYSSIYPQADLNISTLSFLVIGSGGLACFAGGFASQKIGVKKTASLAIFFSGLCCLVSPAIFFIGSPIILIGFLVFWGWVVVADSPLFSTLVAGNVEAETKGTALTIVNSIGFAITIVSIQLINFMQDIFDPKYIYLVLAIGPIFGLISLNTNNNIPANENAA
- a CDS encoding arginine decarboxylase — encoded protein: MKNSYFDLIEQSYYFPQEGFDLRNNFLTFHGVSLKHLIEKHGTPFRFIYLPKIGDQIKKARNLFNRAIKNNAYKGRYNFCYCTKCNHFYHVINEALKHNVNLETSSSFDIDLILSLLEKGKLDKKIKIILNGYKTNDYLQKIIKLHELGFENAITILDSKDELKRLLKKVKTNQKLKIGIRMSINEEPQSPYYTSRLGIPHTEIVDFFKKNIRDNEKVELKVLHFFVDSGIKDTPYYWGEFQKALKLYVDLKKESKSLDSFNLGGGFPIRNHLGFEYNYEYMINEIIKNIKEVCTAENVLEPDIYTEFGKYTVGESGAIIFQVLEQKQQNDNEKWYIIDNSLMNTIPDAWSIQEKFILLPINKWQNEYERVNIGGISCDHSDYYNSEDFNQEVLFPVSPKNDKEPLYLGFFHTGAYQDSVSGYGGIKHCLIPSPKHVIIDRDEKGNIVDTVYREEQSSREMFNILGYNEK